A stretch of Arachis hypogaea cultivar Tifrunner chromosome 15, arahy.Tifrunner.gnm2.J5K5, whole genome shotgun sequence DNA encodes these proteins:
- the LOC112749657 gene encoding probable phospholipid hydroperoxide glutathione peroxidase isoform X2, with the protein MASQSVHYFIVKDGRGNDVKLGEYKGKVLLIVNVASQCGLTNSNYTELNQLYDKYKQKGLEILAFPCNQFGAQEPGTNEEIANFVCTRFKAEFPIFDKVDVNGENAAPLYKFLKSSKGGDNIRWNFSKFLVDREGHVVHSYEPTTSPLSIEKDIKNLLEA; encoded by the exons ATGGCAAGCCAATCAGTTCATTATTTCATAGTTAAA GATGGGAGGGGAAATGATGTGAAACTGGGAGAATACAAAGGAAAAGTCCTTCTCATTGTTAATGTTGCCTCACAATG TGGGTTGACCAATTCAAACTACACAGAACTTAATCAATTGTATGACAAATACAAACAAAAAG GGCTTGAAATTCTAGCATTCCCATGCAATCAGTTTGGAGCACAGGAACCTGGAACTAATGAAGAGATAGCAAATTTTGTTTGTACTCGCTTCAAAGCTGAGTTTCCCATTTTTGACAAG GTGGATGTGAATGGTGAGAATGCTGCTCCACTTTAcaagtttctgaaatcaagcaaagGTGGAGATAATATCAGGTGGAACTTCTCCAAATTTCTTGTTGATAGAGAAGGCCATGTTGTTCATAGTTATGAACCCACAACTTCTCCTCTTAGCATTGAG AAAGACATCAAGAATCTGCTGGAAGCATGA
- the LOC112749657 gene encoding probable phospholipid hydroperoxide glutathione peroxidase isoform X1 → MASQSVHYFIVKDGRGNDVKLGEYKGKVLLIVNVASQCGLTNSNYTELNQLYDKYKQKAVHCAGLEILAFPCNQFGAQEPGTNEEIANFVCTRFKAEFPIFDKVDVNGENAAPLYKFLKSSKGGDNIRWNFSKFLVDREGHVVHSYEPTTSPLSIEKDIKNLLEA, encoded by the exons ATGGCAAGCCAATCAGTTCATTATTTCATAGTTAAA GATGGGAGGGGAAATGATGTGAAACTGGGAGAATACAAAGGAAAAGTCCTTCTCATTGTTAATGTTGCCTCACAATG TGGGTTGACCAATTCAAACTACACAGAACTTAATCAATTGTATGACAAATACAAACAAAAAG CTGTGCACTGTGCAGGGCTTGAAATTCTAGCATTCCCATGCAATCAGTTTGGAGCACAGGAACCTGGAACTAATGAAGAGATAGCAAATTTTGTTTGTACTCGCTTCAAAGCTGAGTTTCCCATTTTTGACAAG GTGGATGTGAATGGTGAGAATGCTGCTCCACTTTAcaagtttctgaaatcaagcaaagGTGGAGATAATATCAGGTGGAACTTCTCCAAATTTCTTGTTGATAGAGAAGGCCATGTTGTTCATAGTTATGAACCCACAACTTCTCCTCTTAGCATTGAG AAAGACATCAAGAATCTGCTGGAAGCATGA
- the LOC112749658 gene encoding AT-hook motif nuclear-localized protein 5: MDGREAMSFSGGSASFYIHRGGGGGGGGGVGGSRTPTQPQPGGFQGPPGFRALSNVRGAGGPGPAASAFSPEPQHPNFGHGISIGSSSPGGGAGAGSGAGAGAGGGGGGGGGGGGGSGAPPSSSGEPVKKKRGRPRKYGPGGPVSLRLSATANSSPGSGTPLEKKRRGRPPGSGRKQQLASLGEWMNSSAGMAFSPHVISVEPGEDIVAKLLSFAQQRPRAVCIMSGTGIVSSVTMRQPASNTVSVTYEGRFQILCLSGSYLVADDGGARSRTGGISVSLSSPEGHVIGGGVAVLIAATPVQVVVCSFVYGGSSKAKPKQVTSTKDSGSEPQSSDKLASPASAPPPNQNYNSSSSAVAIWPGSQPADLKSAHPHTGIDLTRG; this comes from the exons ATGGATGGGCGAGAAGCAATGTCATTCTCTGGCGGCTCTGCCTCATTCTACATACATAGAggaggtggaggaggaggaggaggaggtgttgGTGGTTCTCGAACACCAACACAGCCACAACCCGGAGGCTTCCAAGGACCTCCTGGGTTCCGGGCTCTCTCAAACGTTAGAGGTGCTGGTGGCCCTGGTCCTGCTGCTTCTGCATTCTCACCAGAGCCTCAGCATCCTAATTTTGGCCATGGAATCAGCATAGGTTCCTCCTCCCCTGGTGGAGGTGCTGGTGCTGGTTCTGGTGCTGGTGCTGGTgctggtggaggtggaggtggaggaggtggtggtggaggtgGTAGTGGTGCACCTCCTTCGTCTTCAGGGGAGCCTGtaaagaagaaaagagggaggCCAAGAAAGTATGGTCCTGGTGGACCTGTTTCTTTGAGGCTCTCTGCCACTGCTAATTCCTCTCCTGGCTCCGGTACTCCCTTGGAAAAGAAGCGGCGCGGACGCCCCCCTGGAAGTGGAAGGAAGCAACAGCTAGCTTCTCTAG GTGAATGGATGAATAGTTCTGCAGGGATGGCCTTCTCACCTCATGTTATAAGTGTTGAACCTGGGGAG GACATTGTAGCAAAGTTATTGTCATTTGCACAGCAGAGACCAAGGGCTGTATGCATCATGTCTGGTACTGGGATAGTTTCTTCAGTCACTATGCGTCAACCTGCTTCTAATACTGTCAGTGTTACTTATGAG GGacgatttcaaattttatgcttgtCTGGTTCTTATTTGGTTGCGGACGATGGTGGAGCTCGTAGTAGAACAGGCGGCATCAGTGTTTCCCTTTCTAGTCCTGAGGGGCATGTTATTGGTGGTGGCGTTGCTGTGCTTATTGCCGCAACCCCAGTGCAG GTGGTAGTATGCAGTTTTGTATACGGTGGCAGCTCTAAGGCAAAGCCTAAGCAAGTGACAAGCACAAAAGATAGTGGTTCGGAGCCTCAAAGTAGCGACAAGTTAGCTTCTCCGGCAAGTGCACCTCCTCCTAATCAAAACTACAACTCATCTTCATCCGCGGTAGCCATTTGGCCTGGTTCGCAGCCGGCTGATCTTAAAAGTGCACATCCACACACTGGTATTGACCTGACTCGTGGATGA